The genomic window AACGCGAATTGCTGCGGCTCAATATGGCGGCGCGCAATCTGCCCTGGCCGGAGACGGCGCCAGTTATTGATCCCGATCTGCGACAGGTGCCCATGCCTGTGCCAAGTCCGCGCCGCGCCGCGTCGGCACTCGCCACACGGCAAGTACCGCTGCCTGTACCAAGTCCGCGCCGCACCACGTCCTTTCCGGCGTATGGCTCGATCGATGATCTTGTGACGGTCATCCGTAGCGAAAAGTCCGCGCCCGTTGAGGCCACGTTGAAAGGTGGGGCTGACGTGAATGTAAAGGTGACGGTTGAGCCGTCGCCGGACTTCTTTACGCGCGTCCGCTCAATCGTGAGCAGCGTGTTTGGAAATATCCGGATCAATGGGGGTAGGTCGGAAACTGGTAGCACCGGCTCAACGGGTGTCACCATGCCGGAGGCCGGTTCGCCCTGATGCAACAAAACGGGATGATCTGCCGCCGCATCGCCACCATGATCGAACGCGGCAGATTTTGATCTGCCTCGGTGTTTACGTTGAGAGCAACTAATCCATATGACAAAAGAAAATCAGACTCGCGGGCAGGACTTTAACGACACGCTGCAGTCGGGGCCGGCGGGCGTGATTGCCGACATGATCGAAAACTGCGATTTCGATCTGCCGCCAGCGCCTTCGCTTGCTCCTAGCGACGATGTTGGGGCCGTCGATGTAGCCGAACAGCATCCGAGTCCGCGTCGTGCAGCCGGTGCGCGAAAGTCGAATGCGAGCGCGATCCTCGGCGTCGCCGAGAGCGCCGAGTTGTGGCACGACGCGAATCGCACGGCCTATGCCACGGTGCCGGCGAGCGCGCATCTGGAAAACTGGCCGCTTCGGTCGCGCGATTTCAAGCTGTGGCTGGCAGGGCAGTTTTATGAGCGCACCGGCGGGGCGATTTCCGGTCAGGCGCTTGAGGATTCGGTGCGCATTCTGGAGGCGCGTGCTATTGCCGAAGGGTCGCGTCACGATCCGGCGGTGCGTGTCGGCCGCACTGGCGAAACGCTTTATCTCGATCTCGGCGACGCTTCTTGGCGTGCGGTCGAAATTACTGCGGACGGCTGGCGCGTGATTGATCGCCCCGCTGTCAAATTCCTACGCACGCCGGCGATGCGCGCGCTGCCGGAACCTGAGGCGGGCGAGTCGATCTCGACGCTGCGCCGCTTCGTGAACACGAAGAGTGAGGGCGACTTCTTGTTGACGGTCGCTTGGCTGGTCGCCGCTTTGCGCGACCGGGGACCATTCCCCATTCTCGTTGCCAACGGTGAGCAGGGTACGGGTAAAAGCGTGTTCTGTCGCATGGTGCGATCGCTCGTCGATCCTAGCTGCGCACCGATCCGCGCCGTGCCGAAGGATGACCGCGACCTGATCGTTTCGGCTGGCAATTCATGGGCGCTCGCGTTTGACAATCTATCGTCGGTGCCGCCTTGGCTGTCGGACGCACTCTGCCGACTCGCCACGGGCGGCGGCTTCGCCACGCGCGCGCTTCACACTGACCGCGAGGAGATCATTTTCGAGGCGCAGCGGCCGATCATCCTCAACGGCATTCCCTCATTGACCGATCGCGCCGACTTGGCCGATCGCGCACTGACGATCCATCTCGCGCCGATTGCGGAGAGCGAGCGGCGGCCGGAAGATGAAATTGCCGCCGATTTCGCGCAGCATGCGCCGTTTATCCTCGGTGCGCTGCTCGACGCTGTAGCTGGCGCGCTGCGGCATCTGCCGGAGGTGAAGCTTGATCGTGCGCCCCGCATGGCTGACTTCGTTAAGTGGATTACCGCCGCCGCGCCCGCACTTGGCTTCGAGGCTGCGGCGATCCTGTGCGCCTATGCCGATAACCGGCGCGACGTGTCCGGCGCCGCATTCGACGCCGATCCTGTCGCGGTCGCGGTACGTGATTTTATGGCCGAAAAGTCTCCGCGCGCGGCATGGTCGGGAACGCCGACGCAGCTCCTCGCCGCGCTGACGCCATACGTCGCCGAGAGCGTTCGCAAGTCGCGCCTGTGGCCCGTGACGGCGCAGGGATTGGGTGGGCGTATCGATCGCGCCGCGCCGGTTTTGCGAACAAAAGGTTTCTCGATCGAGCGGCGGCACAGCGGCGATCGCTTCATCATCATCACCCCACCAGAGGGACTGCAGCCCGCGCCAAGCGCTATGCCGGCCGCCGCGCCGGGCTATGACGGCAGCGAGATCGTGCCAGACTGATCCAAGCGCCGCGCGCGCCCCCGCCACCCCGTTGGCCCGCGAGCGTGGCGTATGCGTCCGCCGGCGGGCTCTGATCAAATGGAGCGGAGCGCGACTGCGGCCTGCAATTTCGCGGGTCCTTCCCCGGCCCACCCGGCATGCGCCCGCGCGGCGGCCCGAAATGTCGCTAGCGGCGCAGGGAAGAATTTGGGTTGACACACCTGACGGGTTGACAGCCATCCCGTCAGGTTAGCGATTTTAGCACGTAAAGGTTGTGCTTGGACGGCTGCGGACAGCAGTGGGCGGCTTCGCGACTTGCGACTTTTGCCCTTCCTACTTACGGTTGCGACGACTTGGACGGCTTGGACGGCTCGACTCTATTTTAGAAGAGAGAGAGAGTTATTAGTGAGGCGTTCTAGCCGCTGGCTGACGGCTAGGGCGTTAGGTGTGAGCGCAAGGGAGCGCGCATATAGCTAGTAGAGGACGGGAAAGCCGTCCAAGGTCGTCCAATCGACTTAAGTGCCGATGCAGTCGGGTAAATTGCCGGACTGCTGTGCCGCCCAAGGTCGTCCAGATGGACGGCTGACGTTGTGTGGCGTCACAGGTCCGCTCGATTCCGAGGTGATTGCCGTGCCATTTGTCGAACAGCCGAAAGAGCCCGTCTATCGCTCTGCGGTAACGCCGCTGGAACAGCGTCAGATGGACGAATTTATCGCCGTCAACCAGCAAAAGGCGGCGCAGGCGCGGAGTGTGGAACTCCTAATTCTGCTCGTATTTGCCGTGATTTGCGTCATCTTACTCGGTTTTCTCTACCGGCGCCGTTCAGCGATCATCGCAAGAGGTGAGCAAATTTCCGTGGAAATTGCTGCCACATGCCTGTCCATCGGTCGAAAGCTTACAGCCGCCGGCCGCCGCTTCGGCGCCAAGGTATCCGCTAGGGCTGACGAGAAGTGAATCGCGCGTCCTTGGCTGCCTCCCGCTTAAAGGGTACAGGTCAGGGTATGCGTTGCGGATATCCAATTTTGAAGCCAATATTTTCAATAGCTTGGGCGCTAAATTAAGCTCCCTCACCCGCACCACCAAATTCCTTCATTGCTCGCGTTTCTTGTATATCCGGCCGCCCGAGAAAGGCGAAACGGACAACTAGCGGACGGACGTCAGCACAGTCTGCTCGGCGCGATGACCCGTGCGCGATCTCCGGCGCGCGAATGACATCTGCAACGTTGCGGCAGCCTGCAAGGTAACGATGACGACGAACAATGCGCCACCAGCAGCGCCAGTTTCACAACCGCCCGGCAAGCCGGGAAATAAAGCCCAAGCAGCACCGCGACATTGGCGAAGGCAACGCCGAACACCGCCGACATGACGATGTCGATATAGGCCGCCGTCTCATCGCGAATGATCAAGAGCCTCGGCTGGCCGGGTCGTGGGCGAGATCAGCGCGTGCGTGAATGATGCTGCGGCAGAGGACATAGAAGAACCGGTCTCAACGCTGTTTTCAGCATTGAGTCGAGCGACGTCGAAGTCCTTTGGCGGGATTGTGCAAAAGGCGCGGAAATCTGCCCGCCAAGACGCCCCTCAGTAATCGTCGAGCTTGCCAAATTCGCAGCCCGGAGCGGCGTAGTAATATTTGCCGACGCCATAGGCGTCCTGGCGGATCACCGGGCTGCAGCGCGCCAGCCATTTGCGATCGCGCTCAAGCGCGGCCTCCAGCGCCTCGCCGCGCGGCTCTTCGACCTTGTAGATGCGCGCGATACCGCCGGGTCCGTTGCGCTCCATGAAAACGCAATTGGCGCTTCCGGTGAAGAAACTGCCGCCACTGATACAGCCGGCGCTGTAGGTGACGTCGGCCAGCGCCGATGTGAAAAACAAGGCCGGCAAGGCGATTCCGCCCGCCAGAGCCTGTACCCAACGCCCTGCTGACATCTGTCTCTCCCTGGAGCGGCTGCGATGCCGCCTTCGTTAATCCAGGGTAAAGATTGCAACCGAAATGCCAGCAAAAATGTGCCGCTTTGGCACAGAGCCTTGTGGAAGGTGCCGCGGCGGCTTGTGGAAAAGGTATCAGGACAGGGTAAGCACCCTGTCCTCTCACCCGTCCGCTCGCGGAATAGCCCCTGCGTGGGCAGGCTTGGCCCGCCCGCTCAGCCCCGCCGAATCAGGCCAGGGCCGCCAGTTGCGGAAAGAAATGGGTCGCAATCTCGATCGGCTCGGCCATGACTGGCTCGATTTTTTCCTCGAAAAACTCACGGGCGGCGATCCAGGCCAACCCTATCTGGGCAAAAAACGACGACTTGCGTAGCCCGGAGGTCATCCGCACGGCTTTGTCGGCAATCACCGACAGGCAACAGTTTTCCGCGACCACATATCCCTGCCCGTCCTCGAGAATGTACTCGTTTCCCATACGGGTGATGCTGATCATGCAGTCGAGATCGGGCTGCGCGCTGAGAATGTAAAATTGCGGCTCTTTGCGCTCGGTTTCGCCGGTGTCCCAGTCGCAGGCGTCGCCATGGGCCTCATGGGCGGCGTAGATCGAGAGGAGTTGTGACATCTCGTCGGGATGCCAGAGGCCTGACGGGGTGTTCGAGCGCGGGATGAAGGGGACGATGGTCATTTTTTTCCCTTGAACAGAAGCCGGTGCAGCTCGCGGTCGTAATACGACAGTAATTCCCGTGCAAATTCAGAGGGTTCTACACCAAGAGCCCTCGCCCATTCCTCCATGCTTTCACTCGGCACACGTCCGAACCCATTCTCAATTTGGGATATGAATGTATAGTACTTCAAGCCCAATTTCTGGGCCAGATCGATCTGCGACAATCCGGCCTTTTTTCGTAAATCCTGCAGCCAACGCCCTGCTTCCTTGCGCAATTGACGCGCCTCCGGGGCCGCTTTGGCGAAATGCATGGAAGTCCCCATCTTCGAAACCTATTGAGTGATACCGTATTTCAATTGTACTGAAGGTTTCAGAACCGCTAAACTTTGCTTTGAGTAACGGTTCCAGTCGAAACTATAGGTATCACGTTTCGACTGACGTGGAAATCGCGGCTGGGTGCCGCGCGGAGGACGCCATGCCGGTCGATCTGGGGCGCACGGCCCCGCAGGCCGTAAACGGCCCGCAAACGCTGGCTCTCGCGACATTGCTTGCGGGGTTCGGCGCTTTCGGTCTTTTGGTCCTGTTTCTGCCGCCGCCGCTGATCCTGCCGGCGATCAGCACCTTGCTGCTCATCGCCGCGGGCGGAATCGCCCTGATCGCCTGGCGCCGGCCCTGCCCCCACCGGTCATTGCTCAGCTACTGGGATCTCGCCGGCGCCGTGACCTTCATCGGCATTGCCGCGGCCCTCATGAGCGAACCCGATCAGGCGCTGCCGCTGCTCGAGGCCTCGCGCACCGCGAGCCCGGAATAACCCGACCATAGACCCGGACGTGCGCATGCCGTCCTCGGACTAATGAGGCAGACGTGAATATCTACAATGACCTTGTGACCCTGTTCGAATATCAGAACCTGGTCGCGCTCGCTCAGATCATCATTATCGACTTCGTGCTGGCCGGCGACAATGCCATCGTCGTCGGGCTGGCAGCGTCGCGCGTTGCGCCCGAATTGCGCTTGAGAGTGATCTTCTGGGGCATCGCCGGCGCCGTGGTGCTGCGTATCATGTTCGCGGCGGTCGCGACCCAGTTGCTCACCATTGTCGGTCTGACGCTGGCCGGCGGCATCCTGCTGCTATGGGTGTGCTGGAAAATGTACCGTGAGATTTCGGCGCACCAGCCGCAACCGGCGCTGGCCGGCCACCCGCACGGTGCCGACTCGCCCGACTACAAGGGCGTCACCGTTGGCGCGGCAATCCTGCAAGTCATCATCGCCGACGTCTCGATGTCGCTGGACAACGTGCTCGCGGTGGCCGGCGCCGCCAAGGGCAACGTGGTCGTGCTGGCGATCGGTCTCACGGTCGCGATCGTGTTCATGGCCGTCGCATCCGCCATGATCGCGAAACTGCTCGCGCGCTACCACTGGATCACCTGGATCGGCCTTGCCATCATTCTCTATGTCGCGCTGGAAATGATCTGGAAGGGGACGCATCAAGTCGGCTGCAGCCTGGTGCCGCAGCAGGTCTGCGACTCCGGGGTTTTGGCGACGCTCAGCGCGCTACTCTGATCCCGCACGTGTCTTGTGCTTCAAGGCCGGGAACAAATTCCCGGCCTTTTGCATTGCTCCCGACGCCGACCGGTTCGCAGCGGACGAATGCGGCTGTGGAGCCAGCGCCTTTGAATATCGAGCCGAAATCCTCGTCATGGAATTGGGGGACGCGCACTTTCCGGTTCGGCGCGCGCAATCCGGCCCCGCTGGAAGATGCCGCCACGTTCTGGAGGGTGACGGCGCAGATGGCCACCATCGTGATGGCTGTCATCATGTTCGGCGCCTTCCTCTATGTCGCGCGGGCGCTGCTGGTGCCTATCCTCGCCGCGCTGGTGGTCAGCCTGACGCTTGGACCTTTGTCCGCCCGTGCGATCAAGGCCGGCTGGCCCGCCTGGCTGCCCGCCATCGCCATCGTAGTGATGCTGGCGGCCCTGCTTTACCTGATGGCGATCATTCTGGTCGAGCCGGCATCCGATTTCATCGCCCGCTCGGACCAGATCAGCAACACGATCAAGGAAAAATTCCGCTTCATGGATCGCCCGCTCCTCGCCTGGCGCGAACTGCAGACCGCCATTTTGGGCGGCTCAGGCGTAAAGGTCGAGGTCAGCGACAACAAGATGCTGGAAGGCATCGTCATCGCCTTGCCAAATGCGGCGCTGCAATTGGTGCTGTTCTTCGCGACTTTGTTCTTTCTCGTTTTCGGCCGGCAGGCCTTTCGCCGCTACATCGTCAATCTGTTCGCAAGCCGCGCCGGCCGCTTGCGGGCGTTGAGGATCGCCAACGACGTCGAGGAGAATCTCAGCGTCTATCTGATCACCGTGACGGTGATCAATGCCGGCGTCGGCCTCGTCATCACCACGATCACCTTTGCAATGGGATTCCCGGCGCCGCTTCTCTGGGGCGTGCTCGCCTTTCTGCTCAATTACATTCCCTATGTCGGCCCGGGCATCATGCACGTGACGCTGTTTATCATCGGGCTGCTGACATTTCCCACCTTGCTGCCGGCGCTGGCCGCACCGCTGCTTTTCATGACCTTCACATTCTTTGAAGGCCATTTCCTTGTACCAGCCATCATCGGGCGTCAGTTGCTGCTGCATCCGCTGGCAGTGTTTCTGTCGCTGGCCTTCTGGGCCTGGCTGTGGGGGCCGGTCGGCGCATTTCTGGCGACGCCGATCCTCATCATCGCCATCGTGGCCATCGATCACATTTATCCGCGCGGCCTCAAGATGTTGCCGCGCTGACTGCGACCAAGGTCGATACGCCGCAAAAGCATGGCTTCAATTCGCGTATGCCGGCCTTCGTTTGCAACAACCGAATTGAAAAAACGGACGCGCCTGCACAGGTCACGGCGGGGCACCGGTCTGTCGTTGCGGCGTGATGCGCGATCTTCTGATCGACCAACTCTGCGCCGCGCGTCGGACTAAAGCAGTCGGAGATTTTGTCATGTTTGCCAAACTCAAGATGGTTCTTTCTGCCGCCTTGCTGCTGGGCACGGCCTCGGCCGCGCTCGCGGATGCGACCGAAGATTACTCAAATTATCCCCTCGCCAACGCCTACAAGTATTGCGATCGCGGCAATGCATTTGCCTGTCAGCAGGCACGGCGGCTCGGCGGCGAGGAAAATGCCAGAAGCGCCTACGGCGCTGCTTACCCCGTCACCCCCGCCCCGGTCCTTCGCTCAAGGCATCGCGCCAGGTAGCGGCACGTCCTCTGCGGATCGCCTCGATCCTGCTTACAAGTCCGCCAATGTCGATCTTGCGGAGACTGAAAAGCTCCGCAAGATTGACGGCCGTTCTCAGCCAGGCAGAGTGAGCGTGTCTAATTCGCCAGTTTCGCGCCCGCATCCGCGACCGCCTTCGACCAGCGTGCCAGCTCTCTCTTGTTCAGCTCCAGCAGATCTGCGGGCGAACCGCTGACCGGATCGATGCCCTGCATCGCCAGGCTCTTCTTCACCTCGGGCGAGTTGATGATGCCGGCAATGATGGTGTTGAGCTTGCCGACCACGTCGGCCGGCGTTTTCGCCGGCGCGTAGACACCGAACCAGGCCGACACTTCGAAATCGTCCATCCCCGCCTCCTTCATGACGGGAACGTCGGGCAGCGCATCGATGCGGCTCGCGCTGGTGATGGCGATGGCGCGCAGCTTGCCTTCCTTGATATGCGGCAACAGCGGCAGATAGTGGTAGAACATGAACTGCGTTTCTCCGCGCAACAGATCGGTGATCGCCTGCGCGCCGCCGCGATAGGGAATATGCGTCGCCTGCAGCCCGTTGCGGGCGGCGAACATCGCGCCGGAGAGGTGATTGGACGTGCCGTTGCCGGACGATCCGTAATTCACCTTGCCGGGATTGGCGCGGACATAGGCGATCAATTCCTTGACGTTTTTTGCCGGCAGCGACGGGTTTATCACCAGCACGTTCGGCGCCGTGCCGAACTGGATGATCGGCGCAAAATCCGCAATCGGATCGTAGTTGATCTTGGCGTAGACCGCCGGATTGATCGAATGGGTGCCGATCGTTCCCATCAGCAATGTGTAGCCATCGGGCGCCGCGCGCGCGACCGCTTCGGTGCCGATGGTGCCGCCCGCCCCACCGCGATTGTCGACCACGACATTCTGACCCAGCGACTTGGCGAGTTCGTCGGACAGGATGCGGCCGACAAGGTCGGTCGTGCTGCCGGCCGGGAACGGTACGACGAGCGTCACCGGGCGGCTTGGGAAATTTTGCGCTATGGCAGCCGACACCCAGCAGCACGCCGCCAAAACCGCAAGGCATGTTACCCGATTGACGATCCGCTGGCCCATCATGTCCTCCCGTATATTCTTGTCTTGCGATTTCATTGAATGCGCGAAGACTAGCGGGAAGCTCGCCGCTGAAACAAGACGCGGTCTGACGATCAAGTGTTTGTGCACACGGCCCACCGGGATGAACTGGAATATGCGTGGGCCACGGGTGTTGGTGGTGGTCGATTGGACGGCACTTCACGAAAGGAGGATCGCATGACTGCTTTGTCACGCCGCGCGCTGTTTGCAGCTTCTGCCGCTGCCGCAACCTTGCCGTTTTTCGGCACAACGCTTGCGCGGGCCGCAGCTCCTGCGGCGGGAAAGCAGGGACCCGGATTTTACAGATTCAGGATCGGTGATTACGAAATCACCGCCATCAATGACGGAACCTGGTACCGCGCGTTGGATGATAAGTTTGTGCGCAACGCAGCCTTTGCCGAAGTCCAGAAGGCGCTGAGCGAGGCCTTCCTCCCGACCGACAAGCTGCCAATCCCGTTCACGGCGCTGGTGGTGAATACCGGATCAAAGCTTATTGCGCTCGACACAGGCACCGGCGGCCAGTTGGGATCGATGGCGCCGCAATCGGGTACCTTCGCCGCCAATCTTGCGGCGGCCGGCATCGATCCGAAATCAATCGACACCATCGTCATCTCGCATTTCC from Pseudorhodoplanes sp. includes these protein-coding regions:
- a CDS encoding TerC family protein — encoded protein: MYNDLVTLFEYQNLVALAQIIIIDFVLAGDNAIVVGLAASRVAPELRLRVIFWGIAGAVVLRIMFAAVATQLLTIVGLTLAGGILLLWVCWKMYREISAHQPQPALAGHPHGADSPDYKGVTVGAAILQVIIADVSMSLDNVLAVAGAAKGNVVVLAIGLTVAIVFMAVASAMIAKLLARYHWITWIGLAIILYVALEMIWKGTHQVGCSLVPQQVCDSGVLATLSALL
- a CDS encoding AI-2E family transporter; the encoded protein is MNIEPKSSSWNWGTRTFRFGARNPAPLEDAATFWRVTAQMATIVMAVIMFGAFLYVARALLVPILAALVVSLTLGPLSARAIKAGWPAWLPAIAIVVMLAALLYLMAIILVEPASDFIARSDQISNTIKEKFRFMDRPLLAWRELQTAILGGSGVKVEVSDNKMLEGIVIALPNAALQLVLFFATLFFLVFGRQAFRRYIVNLFASRAGRLRALRIANDVEENLSVYLITVTVINAGVGLVITTITFAMGFPAPLLWGVLAFLLNYIPYVGPGIMHVTLFIIGLLTFPTLLPALAAPLLFMTFTFFEGHFLVPAIIGRQLLLHPLAVFLSLAFWAWLWGPVGAFLATPILIIAIVAIDHIYPRGLKMLPR
- a CDS encoding helix-turn-helix transcriptional regulator; the protein is MHFAKAAPEARQLRKEAGRWLQDLRKKAGLSQIDLAQKLGLKYYTFISQIENGFGRVPSESMEEWARALGVEPSEFARELLSYYDRELHRLLFKGKK
- a CDS encoding tripartite tricarboxylate transporter substrate binding protein; the protein is MKSQDKNIREDMMGQRIVNRVTCLAVLAACCWVSAAIAQNFPSRPVTLVVPFPAGSTTDLVGRILSDELAKSLGQNVVVDNRGGAGGTIGTEAVARAAPDGYTLLMGTIGTHSINPAVYAKINYDPIADFAPIIQFGTAPNVLVINPSLPAKNVKELIAYVRANPGKVNYGSSGNGTSNHLSGAMFAARNGLQATHIPYRGGAQAITDLLRGETQFMFYHYLPLLPHIKEGKLRAIAITSASRIDALPDVPVMKEAGMDDFEVSAWFGVYAPAKTPADVVGKLNTIIAGIINSPEVKKSLAMQGIDPVSGSPADLLELNKRELARWSKAVADAGAKLAN